From the Canis aureus isolate CA01 chromosome 17, VMU_Caureus_v.1.0, whole genome shotgun sequence genome, the window ATAGTAGTCAATCAACTTGCTCGTTTAAATTGAAATGTCATCTGCAATGCTCTGCCTGCCAAATGCAAGAATCCCTATAGTTTGCACAGATGGCCTCACAATCTAAACCTCTGAAATAACTAGTATAAccgttttgttttaaaaggaaaattatattctTGTATGTCACAGTACTTTGCATAAAGAATCTTACGTTCATTGCTATTTATGCCTCTTGATATCTATATCCAGCAGCTCTTAGAGCTAGATCTCATTAGATGTCCCTGGGCTGTAAGTAATCTATTCTTTCTCATATAGATGCAAGTTCCGCTGGGTCAGCCAGGCATAATGATCCAACACGACGCCCAGAACTAGAAGCCGGTACAAATGGAAGAAGTTCAACAACAAGTCCCTTTGTCAAACCAAATCCAGGTATAGCAGCATGAGTGTGTGTGGATAGGTCTGGGTGTCCCCTGCGCCTCATGTCTTAAGAGGAAGGACAGCGTCTGAGCACTTGGATGCCAGTGGGATTAACTTGTAGTTTCCAAAGTCGGTAATCTTTGTTCTCAGTTAGTTGTTAGTAAGTTGTTATTAACTACTCAGTAAGAACAGAATAACTCATTCCCATGAAAGGTTGGCATTCAGAAGAGTAGAATTCATTAGATGTCAGTGCCAATTATGAGCACCACTCATTGAGACCAGAGTTACTTTTATTGGTGACACTTAATCGTGCTGGTTGCAACACTAGCTTAAAGCCAAtgttaatgtatatataattaatgtCCTAATCCCTCATCTAATTATATCTAATCCCGAAAGGACCCAATTGATCCTCTCCTACATTTTAGGTGGCAGCATCTTAAAATATTGCATCATGCCGTGTTTTTCAGGTGGTTATCATTGAAATTTTTTCACCTTTTCGGTGTAAAATAAAACACCAGACGGATCCCTTGGCCAAAGTTTAGAGAATACCAGATAGAGTTGGCTGTCGTCGaacttcattttcttaacagtccTTGAGCAGATAGCTATGTATTTGTTTCCATGCTAATGAAATTTTTATGGGGTGGTTGCCGGGCAGACGTCAGCAGTTTTATATCAGGGATCTGTGCGCCCGGTTGGTCGTCGTGTGAATTTAGCATCTGCAGCGATACATCCCCCTCTTCCCAAGCGTCAAGGAGGGGAGTTGTTATTTCTAACTTTCAGTGACAAGATGTGTCAAATTCTTGTGAcaaactgataaatggataatatAATGATGCCAGGCAATTTTTTCATGCTTAACATTTGGGTTGGCAGCCTGTTCAGTGTGAGCGTTTCTGCTGCcttccaaatatattttaggtGTAAATCAAATAATACAAACGAGTTACGAGTTGAACGTCTTCCCAGGCCCCAGCACTCCCCTCGGCGTTCCTGGGCCGGGGTGCCAGTGGGCAGGGCTTGTCTTTAGAAAACAGGCAGTTTGAGATTCCCACGAAGCCAGTGCCGGGGGGAGACTGCCACCACTGCCTTCCTGTGCCCAAGACAAGGGCCCAGGCAACGTCACAGCCCCGGCTCTGCAGCGGATGACCGATGACCCATGTGGTCGGGAGCAGCCGGCACACGACCCGGGGTTGCCTCTGCCACCGGTCCCGGGTGTCGTTGGGGTCTGGCAGCCGCTGGCACCTGTGGTGCGGCCTTGCTCAGGGCCGCCAGTCACCACTCTGCTCCTGTCTCTCCCTGCCCGCCAGGTTCCAGCACCGACGGCAGCAGTGCCGGACATTCCGGGAACAATATCCTGGGTTCCGAAGTGGCCTTATTCGCAGGGATTGCTTCAGGATGCATCATcttcatcgtcatcatcatcacgCTGGTAGTGCTCCTGCTCAAGTACCGGCGGAGACACCGGAAGCACTCACCGCAGCACACGGCCACCCTGTCACTCAGCACGCTGGCCACGCCCAAGCGCGGTGGCAACAACAATGGCTCCGAGCCCAGTGACATTATCATCCCGCTGCGGACTGCGGACAGTGTGTTCTGTCCCCACTACGAGAAGGTCAGCGGGGACTACGGGCACCCAGTGTACATAGTCCAGGAGATGCCTCCCCAGAGCCCAGCCAACATTTACTACAAGGTCTGAGACTCGGCGGTGCCTTGGCTTTCCCGGAGGACACCTGCCGTCCCGCTGTTGCCCGAGGAGGGCGTGAGGACCCCCGTGCCTCGCCTGGACTGGAgtgcagcaggggtgggggggccgccGCGTCTCCTCGGAAGAGCCCTGTTGAGTTGGACAGCTTCCCTGGTGTGTAGCGCCCCAGCCGCTGCGGTGGAGACGGACGCTCCCGGGCCGCTGGGAGCCGGGCAGAGAAGGTGCCCCTGCCGCCGGGACTGCAGGAGCTCgcctcccacccctccacctccaAGCCATGCGCTGCAGTCACTCAGGCCGGGGGGAGCTGGTGCGGGAGGGTTGGGGGGCcacatgggggggtgggggccgagtggtgggtgggtgggtgagcctgggtggggggcagacagGTGTCCCTGGGGCCCTGCCACGCCCGGAAGTGCTGTCCTTGGCCTGGGGTGCCCCTCCTGAGGAGCGCCCGGACTTGTTACACAGACCTCTGGCTGGGGGAGGCTTCCAGCCCACACTGCGGcccacccctgctgccctgccaCACTTGGCAGGGGAGCCCCTGGCCCTCCACACCCTGCATCACCGCTGGAACACTCGTGTTTGGGGTCTCTTGCCCCCCTCACCTGCAACCACAGCTACAGTGGAATCAGTAACACACTTCTAGAAATTGTGTTTGCTAACAAGGAGCCTCCCAACCAGACGCCAGGCTGGGCTGTGAGCCCTGGAAGACGAGGAGTTCGTGGCCGGGGGTGGGCCAGGGGAAAGAGCTGTCTGCAAATGCAGTTAGCCGCCACTGCCTCTGAAGCCGAGAGTCCGGAGGAGGGGGTGTAGACCCAATTAGGTAGCACAGCACTTTGGTTTGGCTGAGATTTTAAGAGGCGAGTAGGAGACACAACAACACACGCAGTGGGGTAGGGTGCCTTTGAAGGAATCCGCTCTGATCAAATGGCAATGTGCAGGCAAAACAGTCCCTCTTCAATGGGGAGAACAAAGGGTCATTGTTGGTAGAGGAAcaggcctggagggaggggacaAGTGGGCCACTGATGACAGATTTGGGCAGGACTGTTGTGGTACTGGCAATAAGACGTACAGCTTTGAGGCTGTGGGAGAGTCGGTCTGCTTTGGATGATGTTTAAAGCAGACTCAGCTGCTATACTGATCACATTTTATTAAACACAGGGAAAGCATTTAGGAGAATAGCAGAGAGCCAAATCTGACCTAGAAGTTGAAAAGCCAAAGGTCAAACAGGCTGTAAGTCCATCATCATTGATGTTATTGAGGCATTCTCTTATATAAAAGGTAGGTCAGattccccgcccctcccccatcaAGCCCCCTAACACTTGGGTTTATGGTGGTGCTGTCCTTGTCCTGGCTGCGCGGGCCGGGGGTGGTACTGAGCGCGGCCCCAGCGCGGCTGCTCTGTGTCTAGGTGAAGCACATGGCGAACCTCTTCAAGTCCTTAAAACGGAAATAAATGATGATGTCAAGGGGGAAAAGGAAGATAGCACGTATTTATAATAGGTATATAGAACACAAGGGATAGAAAGCAAAAGATttttactaatatatattttaagattgcACACAAATCACGCCAGAGGATGTGAAATTCACTCGTGGCAACTGCGTGGTCCCAGTGCTCcatgcttaaaaaagaaaaattgtggaCAGCTACTTCTGGGAAAAACAACATCCCTCCCAAAATAACAATAACGAGAGTAAATGCAAAAATAACCCAGTCCTCTGAAGGCATCTCACGGAACCTAGACTAGGAAATGCAAGCCCCAAACACCAGGAAATGGATGTGACCGCACCACATATTGAACCGTGGCAAGATGTCCCGGCATTTCGTGTCTGTGTTGTGTTTTCCCCTTGCCTTACTGGCTGAAGTGTTCGCTGAAACCCACCAGGTCCcggggagcagggggagcaggggctgTGGTGGCCAGTCTGGTTccagccccctccctcttcctttccccaccccctcccttctggGAAACAAAACGAGTAAACAGGAAACCTACTTTTTATGTGCTATGCAAAATAGACATCTTTAACATAGTCCCGTTACCATGGTAACACTTTGCTTTCTgaattgggaggaaaaaaaatgtagcaacAGCATTTTAAGGTTCTCAAACCTCCAGTGAGTACCTGCAAAAATGAGTTGTCGCAGAAATCATTCCTTCTCTATTTCCTGAACCTGAAAATGATGTTGGTCCAAAgtgcgtgtgtgtctgtatgAGTGGGTGAGTGgtatacatgtgtacatatatgtataatatatatctacaatatatattatatatatctatatcataGTTCTGTGGAGGGTTGCCATGGCGACCAGCCACAGTACATATGTGATTCTTTCCATCACCCTACCCTCTCCTTTCCGTGCATCCATACAAGATTTTCTTGTAAGCCATCAAAAAGTAACCTTGAGGATGGGGGAGAGAGGGGCAAGAAGGGGAAACATGGGAAATAGTCTGATTTTAATGAAATCAAATGTGTGTCTCATCGGTTGGCTACATTTTGGTTATACGCTAAACTGTGAAAAATCAGATGATTTGATGAAGAGTTACCTGCAACCAGTTGAAAAGTGTTCTGTGCGTCTGTTTTGTGTCTGGTGCAGAATATGACAATCTACCAACTGTCCCTTTATTTGAAGTTGGTTCAGCTTTGGAAAGTTACTGTAAATGCCTTGCTTGTATTATCATCCCTAGTCACCTGACTTTGGAATTTGCACCATAATGTTTAAGTGAAGATGCTGTAAATAGGTTCAGATTTTACTGTATATGGATTTGGGGTGTTACAGTAGCCTTATTcacctttttaataaaaatacacatgaaaacaAGACAGAAATGGCTTTTCTTACCCAGATTGTGTACATAGAGCAATGTTGGTTTTTTATAAAGTCTAAGCAAGATGTTTTGTATAAAATCTGAATTTTGCAATGTATTTAGCTACAGCTTGTTAAACGGCAGTGTCATTCCCCCTTTGCACTGTAATGAGGAAAAAATGGTATAAAAGGTTGCCAAATTGCTGCATATTTGTGCCGTAATTATGTaccatggatatttatttaaaatttcgtTGTCCAATTTGTAAGTAACACAGTATTATGCTtgagttataaatattttttttcttttcttcgtTTTATTTTAATAGCCTGTCATAGGTTTTCAGTATGCTTTACTTCCACATTGCAGTCAGCTCCCAGAAACAAAATCCGTGAGGTCACATTCCACGTCTGTTTCAAAACTgaatttgttcttaaaaaaataaaatatttttttcctatggaaaaaGCGCCTTCAaagtcttttcctcttttttttcttttcctttttcttttccgcttgttattttcatttgctttctacTCCATTTCTCTATAGTGACAGTTATCTGGAGCCTTCAGCCCATGGGTGTTTGTGTGCCCATTTTTCAAATTGGCACATGCACATAATGCAATTGTTAATCTTGCAAAGGGCCACGAACCTGTTGGTTTCCCCGTAGAACTTGAACTCACATTTCacaagtaatattttattgtccAGTTTCAGAAAGTCCTGGCCATCCTGACCAGAAAAGGTCTCTAGTTTCACCCAGATCACACCTTCTGAGCAGTGACCTAATTCagttgagagagaaggaaggagttgCTCTTGTGTTATCTCAACACTTAATTCTAGATTGATCCAGTTTCCATTCAAGCCAAGCCTTTAGCTGTAGGCAGCTTCATTGTTCTTCCCGGAATAATcccaagagaaagggagaagtcaAATGTTCTCTGTAAAACTTCATCACTGATGAAACCGTGTTTTGTGATAACCAGATTGAAGCAAGCCAGAGGCCAGTGGGGACTTGAACCACATTTTTAATGCTGGTCTTCCTGGGGAAGGTTCCCCCCGGCGCCCTGAGGGTGGGGAATGGCGTCTCCTTGCTCTTGCTAAGACTGGTTGTGTTGTTTTCCCCTTGCCTGACATCCCACCCTTGGGGGAGGTCTTCATCTGCAGGTACTGAGTGTAAAGCCGCAGTCTAGGCGGAAACAGCTACTGGTAACTAAGTGCTCAGAGCGCTGGCTGCATTATTACCTTGGGCTAATCCTTACCTTGGGAGGGAGGTACTTTGGGGATGGGTGATGAGAAAGGCCCCTGAGCCCAGGAGCCAGGTGTTCCAGGCCAGGCTGACCTGCCGCTGATCACAGCCCCAGCCAAGGGAAGACTCTATGTtcagcccttcccccagaagtCCCCATGAAAAGCTGGTTTGTGAAGCAGGAGTCTAGGCAACATCTTCCTGGCATACTGTCCTAAAGAAATGTTTGTGGAATAAatgctttccttaaaaaaaaagaaaaaagaaaaaaaaaaaaaaaaagaacaaacgaACCCCGGAGCCCTACAATTTCAGGCGATGCTAGAATGATAATTTCATCCACTACATCTTTTTACTCTGAGGCCTCTAACTGGCCCATCACTGCAAGTCCAAGTTTCAGAGCAGTTTCCAGCCCAGTGACTAAGCGGGATGTGCCTCCCTCCACACTGATATCACTAATGAACAGTCTGGGCTGAAACAAGAGAACAACAGACAAGTATGGCATTTTTCAACTGACACCGTGGCCTTTGTTACAATTTAAATGACCATAGACATCGTGTCACTGTTCCCACCTTGTGTTTGAAACTCAGTTCCCTAAATTAGGTAGGCCATACTgcacaaaagacagaaaattcaTCTTCTTGTTACTTTTTATAACTGGTGAGAAGGAAATTTCTAGAAACTTATGGCCGAGGTTGTCACGCTCAGATGCTTTGCCTGAAAGATAAACCCACCCCTGCAGAGTCATTGCCCTGCGCCACTGTGCTCTCCCCAGACTGCCATGGTCCACTCCGCCCTAATGAAACTTTCCTTGTTGGTAAAACACTTGCTGCTCAAACACTGGGAGAAAGGTTCCCAGcgggaaggagaaaaaataaaaatatcaatgctaGCTAACAGTCGTGCACCTTGCTGTCTCTCTGGATCTCACCCAGAAAAGGATCAAAGGCAAAAACAACCCAGGGGAGTAAAAGTCCCCTCCGAGCGGGTGTACAAAGTGATGATTACCCTACTGTTTGCTTGGGTGGCAAGTAGGTCTTCAAGTGGCTCAAAACGAGACATAATTACTACTGTGCAAAGGGTACTAACCTGCATGTTCTGCTGCTTTTTTGTTTCCAGTTGATTTGGGATTATGGTATTTGTGGCATTTACACTATAGATGCACTTGAAGACACCTTTTCAGTGTTGTAACGGAAGAGTCTTGCCTATTCTACTTGCTTTTCTAGGTAGAAAGGCATTTATCAGCGACGGGgaagatattaaataatatatttatttgtaataaaacacATCAGGTAGAGGAATCAATTGTTTAGTGATTACACTGCCCCAGAAGCTAAAGATATACTCACCTCAAGATTTTTATGCCGTGATACATTGATTAATGAAGTCTCTTAAGTAATTATCTATGTGgagttaattatatttttcaagacAACTAACGCCCTCAAAAGCCaataaaaagcatatatatatatatatatatatatgtgtgtgtgtgtgtgtgtgtgtgtgtgtgtatatacacacacatacggcACAAGGAAAGTTATACCAACACAGTTCATGACCATAGATCGCTGCTGAATGTGTTAAATGCAGGAAAGGTGAGAGACCTGGCCCACGGCTCTGTTTCTGCTCCCGCAGACTCTCTGGTCTTTCCGCACATCCCATTGCGTTCTGTGCCTCAGCAGCCTCACCTGTAAAGGGAGAGGGTGGGCCTCCAACACACAGAAGGTCACTTTTAACTTCAGCAGGATTTGAAGCAAAGCCGCCAGCCTTTCAGCTGTACAGAAGTGCCTTGATGCAAGCTGCTCTTTATCCTGGCTTCCCAGGGGGCTGAGCTCTGAAGACCTGTGGGGGTTCACAGGCACACCCCACCCCCCTGGGGCTGCACTTGACCGTCTACCCACCGCCTCCAACAagatcccacgtggggctctgggctctgctgcTCCCTACCCCTTCCTGGCATGGAAAGAAAATCCCAAAAGATCCAATCACTAGCAATGTATACACACTGGTAGAACTGGGAGCCGTGCTCTTGCGTTTTCAgcctttattcataattgtcaagtagatcttttttctttatttatagacATTTTCAGGTCACTGGCAGCAGGCCCCCAACTTCTATTTCAATACTTTGAAGGAAGCCACCACAGGCCAAGCAGTGGGTATGGTGAGGGTGGCAGTCTCTTCCACCAGCTAACGGAGCGCACCTTCACTTCGTCTTCCTCCCTCACAGACTTGAGACTCGCTCACGTAGCACTTGATTCTTTCCATGCTGGTATCTGGAAGACATCCTTGCTATGTATGCCTCCTTTATTACTTACacttctgcttctgtctgtgGCAAAGAATCGGATGGCTGAAGAAGCATCTTTTACTTGATAATAGAGCTATTATTTCCCAAGTGCCATTCACACTTAATATAATGActggagtttgtgtgtgtgtgtgctttgtttttaaagccaTGGTGACCCTATCTTAAAAAGTCCAAGAACAGTAGGGGAGATAAATGTCATCAAAGACAATTGCTTAAAATTCACTGAAATTGTAAGCAAAACCCAACAAGATTGCTCTTCAGGTGTATCATTTGTGTGCAATGGTTTCCTTAATGCAACCTTAtaggaagacttaaaaaaaaaaaagtggtagaaAGTCATGTCTAGATCTAAGATTCAGcaagtggggaaaataaaaatgaaatgaaacgtaaggcgcctgggtggctcagtcggttaggcatctgccttcagctcaggtcaagatctcagggtcctgcgattgagccccatatgggactccctgcccagcctctgcatctccctctccttctgcctctccccctgcttgtgctctctccctctcaaatgaagaaataaaatctttttaaaaaatgaaacaaaacaaaatgctacaGGAGGAGCTCCTGGCTTGGTACACCTTTCACTTGGGTCCCTAAGTATCTGGTGTCTCAGTTCTTTATCATCTGGCTAATCTGCATATTACTCAAGATGCTGAGAACGATGTGAGAGGTTTCAATAAGCATAACTTCAGGTTTCTATGTTTTATGTGTATACTTTAGCACAGTTTGGATCCTTTTACTTCCTTTTGATGAAGTGTCATTGACTCTGAGAGGAAGCCTACACCCGTGGCAGCTGAGACACCTCGGTCCGGAACTCCCAGCTCTTGCAGGACCCCAGGCCAACCGCACAGCTGCCCCTCCATCGAGGTTGTCGCAATGTGGGGACTCCCTGTGCTTTAACTCACTTATACGTGCCTAGTTTTGAGGTACAGCTTATAAAACACCGTAAGTCAGAAAATAGTGTGTCTGTAGGTCTTCAGCAGTGAACACACACAGGTTGGAGAGGGAAAGGACGTCGAGGCAGGAAGAGCATGGTGTCCACCATCCTCAGCGGGAGTCTTTTCATCAGACTAGGCAAGGCACTGACCAGTAGCACGTGCAAACAGACTCGTGCTTATCTATAAGCCCAGAAGCTTCTGTCCAGTGAACACACACACGATTTGTTCATGTATCTCACATGCATCTCTTAGCATGCCAGTGTGCTAAGTGCGGGGGATAGTGGTGATGTGGAAGACAAGACCCCTCATTATGGGGAGCTCATGCTCCAGCAAGCAGCCCTAATCTTTCATGAATAGCGATGACACATCTCACATCTCtataggaaaggaaggaataacGATTCTAACCATTGTAGGTTTTATTCCCGGagcatcttctttaaaaaagtattattagtCTGTTAGTAGGCTTCTTTCATCCACCTGCCTCTTCTGTTCTCGCTGGTtgaatttcttcccttttaaatCTTTCACTACATATATGCCAACTGGCTGGTTAGGATGCTAAATTTAGTATAACTGCTCTTCCAAACATCCAAGGAGTTTGCtttaagtgcctgcctctggccttAAAGGGCAAATCAAAACATTTCCAATTGGTTACCAGCCCACATtacaatgtgtatgtgtatttgaaAGACTGTTTCTTGGCTATAATTGGTAGGTTTCTTGTAGCCAGTTCTGAGGAAAGAATTGCAGCAGGCTTTCTGTCTGCGAACAGCAGTTAGCACTGAGCTCAAAGGacgcaggaaaaaaaaagaagtctgagcATCTGGGATGTTTGCCAGAATGTCCTACAAGTTACGTGCAACATAAGCGTCTCAGCCGAGCAGATGCGGGGCTGCTCCTGCAGAAACCCTGCTCTCTGCCTTTCAAGTGTCGTGCTTGCATAGGGGAGAGGGAAGATAAGGAGCTCCTACCAGCtcccttaaatattttagataaaaataatgaCTGTGTTAATCTCACTTTAACGTCACCAGATTTATTCCTCCATGCTGTTGGCCAAGGGTCAGGAAGAGACTAGAACACACCATTTTCCAGGAGCAGCTGTGATGTCAGAGGTTCACACTGTATGTAGCAGTCGCATGCTGGTGTATTAAAAACGTCTCCTAGACGTGGCTGGAGCACTGTTCACCATCTCCAGAGGGGAAGCTGTGATGTACTCCATCAGACAGTGGGAAGTACACCTTGTGGCTCCTTCTCTCAAGCTTCCTCTGTGCAGCATGGGGCCTGGGCTTGGGTTGCAGGAACTGGCAAGTGTGGGAAACCGATCAGAGACTGCGCATAAAGCCCTGAGCAGGACTAATGAAGCTCTGTGTGTAGTGACCATTCACGACCCAGGGACAGGTGGCTGTAGCCAGAACAGCAGCATACCTCACCTCCTGGAGAATGACCTGTAGGGACACACTTTTTGAGTCACCACCACCTCAAGACTCACGAGAGAATGGAGTCAAGTCAGATGGCTTTTCAGCCCCCTTGTTGCACTGTTTTTAAGGGTCTCGTTGATGCTCACTCAGATTTTGGAAAAGTGCTTCAAATAGAGCAGCaggatttttttaagtgacatcATCAGCCAAACAGCTACTGCGATGATGATGGTCATTAAGCAGGTGGAAGAGTCTGGTTCTGCTTAGTAACACCGCCCAGCTTTGTATGGGCCTGAACAGAAATCCTTTTGGAGAACTCATTCTAGGACAGACCAATGTCACAACTGTTTTCTGTGATGTGTCTTGATTTCAGATTTTGAAGTCTGATTTCTGACATTTTCATATGGCTGCCTCTGGACTCCATCTACATCAATCCTAAGGTAGAAAGACGGGAGATCTCTGAGCCTCTCTGCTCTTAAGTAGTATGCTTTTGGtcactttgtttccttttattttccttcgcTTGGTGCGTGGGGAATTTTCAGatatacagaaaaattgaaagacCAGAGCGAAAAACttgcatgtatgcacacacatgcacacacatacacactccatCACATAATTCTTTAGCTGAGCATTGGAAAAGTAGTCACAGACTTCATGACCCTTCCCACATCTTTTAGCACCTGAGAAAAATGAATCCCCCTCGTGTACCCTTAATACTATTATCAATCttgagaaaattaacaagatttcATGATAAAATCAGTCTGTTAAATTTAtcttttcaggttttttattttggaCAAAAATAGTACCATACTATTACCATACCTACACCTGGTAAAAATTatgtttccttaaaatataataaattaaaaatttaagaaaaaaaaatatatatgtatgtttgctTTCCCAGCCTCTCCTCCATCCCTCAAATAATGATAAACAGAATCTTGTCTGTCTGTTCAGAAAAATACTCTACACATAGTCTTGCATATAattgcatgtatttttaaaaagtaatctctacagagATTGCACTGTACCTCTTATTctatattatgttttttaaataaatactgcatCTTGGAGATCTTTCTTCATTGGTACATTcagatttacctttttttttttttaacaaccatGTAATATGCCACAGTTCTTTTAAATCATCACACACTAGCAAAGTCTGGTTTTTAAGCTCCTACACACAATACATCTTGAGTATCTTGTGATTAGTGGCAGAGACAGTGGAGCTCATCAGATAATTTACATACTCTCCTATTTTTCTCATCCTCACTTACAACTAGGTTTCAAAGGGTGCAGCTCAAAGACAGCGGGGCTCcatcagcctgggtccctgaggaACTGAATGAAGcagagcaccccccacccccgtgctgAC encodes:
- the EFNB2 gene encoding ephrin-B2, translating into MAARRDSVWKYCWGVLMVLCRTAISRSIVLEPIYWNSSNSKFLPGQGLVLYPQIGDKLDIICPKVDSKTVGQYEYYKVYMVDKDQADRCTIKKENTPLLNCARPDQDVKFTIKFQEFSPNLWGLEFQKNRDYYIISTSNGSLEGLDNQEGGVCQTRAMKILMKVGQDASSAGSARHNDPTRRPELEAGTNGRSSTTSPFVKPNPGSSTDGSSAGHSGNNILGSEVALFAGIASGCIIFIVIIITLVVLLLKYRRRHRKHSPQHTATLSLSTLATPKRGGNNNGSEPSDIIIPLRTADSVFCPHYEKVSGDYGHPVYIVQEMPPQSPANIYYKV